In Tenebrio molitor chromosome 1, icTenMoli1.1, whole genome shotgun sequence, the sequence CGACAAAACAAGACGACCAATGGGTTGGCAAAGACTTCGACGTGTTGACAGTGGTGATGTCGATGTTGAATGCGACTTTCGAGGTTGTTGAACCTCCAAAACGTAAAGCTTTTGTGGGGATGCTCGATGACATCACCAGCGAGAGGTCAGAATTCAGCTTCAACACTTTTTTCCACACATCGACTGGATCCTTCGACATAGAATACTCGTATCCTCATCAAATGGACGCACTAGTCGTACTGATTCCTACCGATGACAACTCCATCAAGGACACGTCTATACTGTCTATATTCCACCTCAGTGTATGGTTCTTGTTCGTGGTGGTCATAGTTGCAAACGCACTAACCGCAAAATGTGTCAACAAAATCGACTCTTTCAACAAACTCATTTTGTACTACTTCGGTTCCCTTCTGGGAGTCCCTTGGCCTCGCTTAACCTCCAAATTCTTGTCAATAAAACTGAAACTGCTAATATTCCTCTTGTGTTCGATCATCTTTCGCACGGCCTTTCAGTGCTTCTTGACAGGTTCTTTTCTGGGTTCTCACTCCTTCCAAGAGATCACCACGATATCCGAATTGAACAAGAGCGGCATCATGATCCGAGGGTCTCAATCGGTCGTCCATCTACTTCCCGAAGAGTTTGGTCTCTCCGGAAAGTTTATTTTTACGAATCGCTACGAAAGGAAATGGTTATTGCAGGAGTTGAACAGGACGGGAGCGATTTTGATTAGCAAAAGTGCCGCAGAAAAACTTCTCACCACGTGGAAAACTGGCGGAAAAAATTTGCCCTTCTACATGATGGAAGAAGCTTTGTTGCCAGGAATCGGTACCCACCCCTTTCACAAAAATTCGCCCTATATGGAGAAAATTGAAGAGTGCTTGCAACGAGACAGAGAGTTTTCTCTGTCTTTACAGGAATACAAACAAACACCCAGATCTGATTCTAACAAAAAACGCGTGGTGCTCCTCACCGTGGAACAtcttaaatttgttttcatcTTGTTGGGGTTGGGGTTGGGCGCTGGTTGCGTCGTCTTCTTTGTAGAACTGATTTTGACTATAAAGTATTGTAGTCTTgtggcaaaaaaataaattccaattttACTCCAAACTTGTATTATTCACATGACATGAGTCTCAAAAGTCAGATACGTGAAATTTTCGAACTAGTAGAAAATTACACAGACCACATGTTGAATAAATAGTTTAATAATGATTGTAAATGAGTTCTGATAGAAAGCTAACCAAAGCTACGAAGAGTCCACCAATCCAGAGATGGAAGACAGCCTGAAGATGTTTCACAGTCAAGACAACATTATCATCTTGTGTTGTCTCCCCACGAAGATTTCCTTGTTCTCCTTGCTTGCTTTGATCCAAAGCGTACTGCCTCTCCCTTTGTAACAATTCGCTAATTTTGCCCAAGTACGGCGagtgtttttgaaaataataagtacTAACTCCAGGAACTAAAATATCTCCCAATAAATGAAACACCGCATTGTCCTTGCTTCTTGGCAAAGTACTGATATATTTGTGGGCGAAGGCCACACCAATTACGTACGCCTGGCTGGTGTCCAAATTATACAACGACCTTTGTCTTTCCTTGGGGGTCACAGTAACAATCTGTTTCGAAAGACCAAATTCGGTTGGAATCAGCTTAGCCAATGATACTGTCGTacaaattgtcattttgctATTTCGTAAATCCTCTATGGTCTCAATCTGTTGCGTCGAGGGAGGTTTGATGAAGGAACTGATCAAAGCGCACTGAAAACATGTTCTGAATATGATGCATCCCAGCATGAACGTTATCAATTTGAGTTTCACCACGCCTGATTTACTGGAAGATTGGAACTTTGAGATACTCCCTCCTAGGAAAGTGTCAAAGCTGTTGATAAAAAGCCCCACGAATGACTCTCTGATGTCTGATAATTTTCGAGTTGCGGAGAAGAATACCAGAAGTACCAAGTACAAAATCCAAGTGGTGGGACTGAAGGTGCTCAAAATGGCAAAACTGTTTCTGCCGGTGCTGTTCATTGTTGGTACTACAACCACCAGAGCGTTCATTTTGTGGGGATAGGTATACTCGGCGTCTTGGAAGATATTGAGCATGTAGAAATGAGTGATGAAGCAAAAATCGGATTTGTTCGCCATGATATCGTCGTAGGCTCCAAAATATCCTGTGTTATTCTCAGgttcgattattttaaaagagGCGTTTATCATTTGCGTCACCAGTTTCAGCCTTTCGTAGTCTCGGCTCACCCAGTGCTCTTCGTGCTTCACTGTGAGAGGAAAATCTACAAAGAGCGACACTCTCAGCTGGTACCCATGAAGGTTTCTGAGCTTGTCCGGAAACAGAGTACTACCGGGAAAGCTCAAATTCGTCACTCCATCTTGCAAGAAAGGGTTATACGAGAAGACTTCCAAACGTTTGAAGACGAAGACCACCACAAAATTCAGAATTGATCTCTCCCAAATCACTCTTAGCAGATTCAGAAGAAATTTTGTGTCCTCCACTTGGTCA encodes:
- the LOC138132476 gene encoding uncharacterized protein yields the protein MLWFWYGFFLTLHKLGQSRLKVPQETFIDDQLHQYFINYKYFFLREYTSCSYINVNSLSNRDISDWSIKHNHCPSVVAAPFFNASGYIPKTTGNFIFLESAGDEVKDVVDQVRNYSFWSSRMQNHFIICDQVEDTKFLLNLLRVIWERSILNFVVVFVFKRLEVFSYNPFLQDGVTNLSFPGSTLFPDKLRNLHGYQLRVSLFVDFPLTVKHEEHWVSRDYERLKLVTQMINASFKIIEPENNTGYFGAYDDIMANKSDFCFITHFYMLNIFQDAEYTYPHKMNALVVVVPTMNSTGRNSFAILSTFSPTTWILYLVLLVFFSATRKLSDIRESFVGLFINSFDTFLGGSISKFQSSSKSGVVKLKLITFMLGCIIFRTCFQCALISSFIKPPSTQQIETIEDLRNSKMTICTTVSLAKLIPTEFGLSKQIVTVTPKERQRSLYNLDTSQAYVIGVAFAHKYISTLPRSKDNAVFHLLGDILVPGVSTYYFQKHSPYLGKISELLQRERQYALDQSKQGEQGNLRGETTQDDNVVLTVKHLQAVFHLWIGGLFVALVSFLSELIYNHY